The genomic stretch TACACGGTGCACCGCCCCAAGAGCGGCCCCGTGAGCCGCCCGGTGAACCGCGTGGACTGGGACCTGGGCGAGGTGGAGCGCGGCGGGTACGACCACTTCATGCTCAAGGAGATCATGGAGCAGCCCAGCACCCTGCGCGAAACCATGCGCGGACGGCTGCTGGAGGACGAGGGCTCGGTGAAGCTGGGCGGGCTGACGGGGATGGACGACGAGCTGCGCCAGGCCAAGCGCGTCGTGATCCTGGGCTGCGGAACGTCATGGCACAGCGGGCTGATCGGCGAGTACCTGCTGGAGGACATCGCCCGCATTCCCACCGAGGTGGAGTACGCGTCGGAGTTCCGCTACCGCCGCGCGGTGGTGGAGCCGGAAACGCTGGCCATCGCCATTTCGCAGTCCGGCGAGACGGCCGACACGCTGTGGGCCATGCGCGAGGCCAAGCAGCAGGGCGCCACCACGCTGGGCGTGGTGAACGCGGTGGGCGGAACCATTCCGCGCGAAACGGACGCCGGCATCTACCTGCACGCGGGGCCGGAAATCGGCGTGGCCAGCACCAAGGCGTTCACGTCGCAGGTCGTGGTTCTGACCATGATGACGATTCACCTGGGCCGGCTGCGGGGCACGCTGAGCCAGTCGCGCGGCCGTGAGATCGTGCGGGCGCTGCGGCAGCTTCCGGAGCAGGTGGCCGAGATCCTGAAGATGGACAACGAGATCCGGGCGCTGGCCGAGCAGTACAAGGACAGCAAGAACTTCCTGTACCTGGGCCGCGGATACAACTTCCCGGCGGCGCTGGAAGGCGCGCTCAAGCTCAAGGAGATCAGCTACATCCACGCCGAGGGCTACCCCGCGGCCGAGATGAAGCACGGGCCCATCGCCCTGATCGACGAGAACATGCCGGTGGTCGTGATCGCCCCGCGCGACGGCGTGTACGACAAGGTCCGCAGCAACATCGACGAGGTAAAGGCGCGCGGCGGCTGCATCATCGCCGTGGTGAGCGAGGACGACGAGGAGCTGGCCGGGGTGGTGGAGCACGTGATCCGCATCCCGCGCACGCACGACGCGCTCACACCGATTCTGGCGAGCATTCCGCTGCAGCTGCTGGCGTACCACATCGCCGTGCTGCGCGGCGCCAATGTGGACCAGCCGCGCAACCTCGCCAAGTCGGTGACGGTGGAGTAGCTGTCCCCGCTGCGGTCCCACTCATGAAAGCGGCCCGGTTCGATTAGCTCGATCCGGGCCGCTTTCATGAGTGGGGCGTTCGGACCCGGCCCGTGCTGGCGATCGCAGAAGGCGATATGTGGTAACAGCGAGGCTGCCCCACCAACTTCCGGGAGTGACCGTCTGCGCCGAGGATGAGGCACTGATCTGCGATGGTGTTCAATCCTGCCGGAACGGACTCGCCGTAGAGCCTAACACCTAGAAAAACGTCATGCGTCGTGAAGGGCGATTCCGGCTTTGAGAAGCGAATAGAGGATGCTTAGTCGCGGAGTGCGGCGCTAGACGCCGACCCGTAACCAACCGTTCCTTGTCGTAGCCGCGGGCGCGGGCTCTGTTACAGACCGAATACGAGAATGATGGGTCGGGCTGCGCTTCAGGACTACAACCGACACGCGTTCCCCTATCAGTCGGTGTTGCGCAGAATCGGGCTAAAGCTGCGTAAGATCACGCTCAAAGGTTGAGCGAGGCATAAGGAAGCGATAAGTTTCGAGAGAATTCGGCACCTCTTTCCTCCAGCATCCTTTATCATGCCTGAACCAACTTTCTATTCTCGCTATTACAAGTGCGATCTGCAGATGCAGACGCCGATGGAGCCACATTGGCGAGATCCGGCGACACACCTGAGTTGGGACTCTCCTGAGGATCGGTGTCGTGAAGTGGCTGGCCAGTATCTCAGGCGTTGCCACGAGGTCGGCCTCGAGGTGATCGGGATCACCGATC from Longimicrobium terrae encodes the following:
- the glmS gene encoding glutamine--fructose-6-phosphate transaminase (isomerizing), whose product is MCGIVGYIGEQPVTPMLIQGLKRLEYRGYDSAGVVVANNGHLEVRKEAGKIVELEKLLQSDPAEGTYGIGHTRWATHGPPTTRNAHPHVSENGDFALVHNGIIENAGTLRKVLQDRGHVFSSDTDTEVLVHLIEEVYTTADGRAGESLERAVETALSQVEGTYGIAVVSTRDPGKIVVARLGSPLLIGVGENGETFVASDAAAVIAHTRDVIYLDDGDMATITKKGYTVHRPKSGPVSRPVNRVDWDLGEVERGGYDHFMLKEIMEQPSTLRETMRGRLLEDEGSVKLGGLTGMDDELRQAKRVVILGCGTSWHSGLIGEYLLEDIARIPTEVEYASEFRYRRAVVEPETLAIAISQSGETADTLWAMREAKQQGATTLGVVNAVGGTIPRETDAGIYLHAGPEIGVASTKAFTSQVVVLTMMTIHLGRLRGTLSQSRGREIVRALRQLPEQVAEILKMDNEIRALAEQYKDSKNFLYLGRGYNFPAALEGALKLKEISYIHAEGYPAAEMKHGPIALIDENMPVVVIAPRDGVYDKVRSNIDEVKARGGCIIAVVSEDDEELAGVVEHVIRIPRTHDALTPILASIPLQLLAYHIAVLRGANVDQPRNLAKSVTVE